Genomic segment of Dendrosporobacter quercicolus:
TATCATCAAGTTTAACAATATTTTTGCGGGTAAGCGGAGCCGGCAGATCCTCCCGGGGATCACGGCCCGGTTTGGTCAGGGCGTCCAATATATCGCGCACTGTGGGCAGCCCGGCCTGAAGCTGGCCGGCTAATGCTTCGGCGGAAGCAGACTGGGCCTGAGCCTGAATTGATTTTAGTGTTTCCTTATTATTTAAATCGGCCGGGGTAAAGCCCAGTTTGGCCAGAATGCTTTCAGCCAGGGCATAGGATTCGGGGTGGACAGGCGTGTTATCCAAAGGGTTGGAAGCGGCCTGCAGCCGTAAGAAGCCGGCGCACTGGGTGAAGGCTGCGGGACCGAGACGGGGCACTTTCAGCAATTGAGACCGGCTGTGGAATGACCCGTTTACATCGCGGAAAGCCACAATGTTTTTCGCAACCGTCGTATTGATGCCGGCCACATGCTTGAGCAGCTCAATGGAAGCTGTGTTCAGTTCAACGCCAATATGATTCACTGCTGATTCTACCACAGCATCCAGTGTGCTGGTCAGCCCCTTTTGGTTAACGTCGTGCTGGTATTGGCCGACACCGATTGATTTGGGGTCAATCTTTACCAGCTCGGCCAGCGGGTCCTGGACACGGCGGGCGATGGAAACCGCCCCGCGCAGGGAAACATCTAACGCAGGCAGCTCATCCTTGGCCAGCCTGGATGCTGAATAGACTGAAGCGCCGGCCTCGTTAACAATAAGGTAACGTACCGCTAGGCTGTGGGTCTCAATCAGTCTGGCGACAAACTCCTCCGTCTCATAGGAGGCGGTGCCGTTGCCGATGGAGATCAGGGTTACGCCATATTGTTCAATCGCGCTGAGTACAGCAGCCGCTGCCCGCTGCTGCTGGCTGTCGCTCATGGCGATATATAATGTCCCGGTTGCAAGTACGGCTCCGGTTGGGCCTACGACCGCCATTTTGCAGCCTGTACGGTAGCCGGGGTCCAGTCCCATGATGGTATGACCGGCCAGCGGCGGCTGCAGCAGCAGTTGACGAAGGTTAAGGCCAAAAACCCGGATGGCCTGCGTTTCGGCATTTTCAGTCAGCAAGGCCCGGATTTCCCGCTCTAAGGCGGGAAACAACAAGCGTTTATAACCATCAGTCAGCGCAAGGTGAATACACTCGCTGAATATGGACTGACCGGTTATTGTTTGCCTGGTGATAAGGCCGATGTTATAGTCATGGTTTGCAGTCAGCTTCACTTTTAAAAGTTCTTTTTTCTCGCCTCTGTTCACAGCCAGTATCCGGTGGGAAGGCATACGCTTTACCGGTTCATGATAGTCCTGGTAGGTTAGAAATTCTTTACCGGCGGTTTCATCTGTGGCCAGTTCGGTGCTGATTTCGGCAGTCTGCCACAGCTGTTTGCGGATCAGTGCGCGGATGCCGGCTTGTTCGCATACTGTCTCGGCAATGATATCCAGGGCGCCGGCCAGGGCCAGTTCGGCAGAATCCACCTCTTTGGCGGGGTCTATGTATTGAGCGGCAAAGTCGAGGGGATCGCCGGACATAATTTCCTGCTTTAACATGACCGCCGCCAGTGGTTCCAAACCTTTTTCCCGGGCGATTTGGGCCCGGGTCCGTTTTTTAGGACGGTAAGGGAGATATAAATCTTCCAGCTCCTGCAGCTTAGTCGTGGCATTGATGGCCTGAGACAGCTCAGGCGTAAGCTTGCCCTGCTCCTGGATGCTGGCGAGGATATCCTCTTGCCGTTTTACAAAATTCCGCAGATACTGCAGACGTTCTTCAATGGTGCGAATATGCTCTTCATTCAGTTCACCGGTAACCTCTTTACGGTAACGGGCGATAAAAGGGACGGTGTTGCCGTCGTCAAGCAATTGAACGGTTGCCGCAACCTGCCTGGGCTTAATGCTTAGTTCGCGGGCGATATTCGCCGGTATTTCATGAATTTGCATCAGTTCACCAACTTCTTCATTTTTCAATTTCCTATTATAACATATCCGGCAGGCTTTTAGCCAAAACCGGCCTGCTCCGAATAAGGCGGCGTCCCGATCGAATGCTTATTCTTTAATTAATTCGGTTATGGTGATGGCAGGCTTATGCAGCAAATTGATTTCGACCGGCTGTTCGCCGGCAATGGCTCTGACCAGAGGGCGCAGGGGGAACTGCGCATGGTTTTTAATGACATAACCGGACTGGCCGGTGCTTAAGCGGACAAAGCTGCCAACCGGATACAAGGCAATGGTATGGAAAAAAGCCCGCAGCAGGTTTAAGTCGAAAACGGTGTTGCCCTGGCTGAGCATGGTTTCAATGATTTCCTGCCGGGCTATATCAGTGGTCAGCGTAGAGCGCAGGGCATTATCGTAATAATTGGCGATAGCGACAAGCCGGGCCAGCGGATGAATGGACTTGCCGCTCAGCCGGGCCGGCAGGCCTGTGCCGTCATAGGCTTCGTGATGCTCGGCGGCAATCCGGCAAATATCATGACTTTGTCCGGCGGTTAACAAAAGATTGTACCCCTGGCGGGCATGGGAATCCGGCTGATTGCCGCAGGCGGCTGACTTGCCGATATCGTGCAAAAGAGCGCCCATCGCCAGCTGGCGCAGTACCGGCCGGGGAAGCTTTAAATAAATACCGGTGACCAGCGACAGCAGGCAGACATTAATGGCATGATTTGCTTCGTCCGTACTGGGATAACGAATTTTGAGGTTGATCAAGTTTTCTTCATGACTGGCAACTTCCGTAATTGCGGTATCGGCGGCAGCCGCTATTCCGGCAAAGTGCCGGTTGCGGAGATTGGCGTTTATTATGTCGTTGAACTTCATATTAAACAGGGTTCGAAAGTAGACGGCCAGCTTGGAGCGTAACTGGGGCGATACAGCGTCAATTTTTAAGGCGTCGGCGGTCGAGTCTTCAATCCAAAGGGCCCTGATGCCCAGCTTTTTCAACCGCTCAATATAGGATTCCGTCAGCGTGATGCCTTTTTCCAACAATAAATTGCCATAGTCATCAAACAGATCCTGCGCCAGAACCATGCCGGGAACCGCATTTGCAATATGCATAAACAACCTCCCAAGCTTTTTTTTGAAAAAAACGCGGCAACACGAATATAACTATGTTGTCAAATGGTTTATAATGGTGATAAATAAGGCGGAGTCATCATTCGGGGAATTTGACGAAGGTCTGCCGCCTGGTCAAACCAGAGAACATATTTTCATTTTAACGAGGTGCTTGTGATGAGTCAACCTTTGCTGCTGGAAATGATCGAACGAATGAGTGTTGCCGCAACGATGGCCTTTATTTTATCGCAAACCAGGATCTTTCGCCGGATTATTTATCGCCAGGTGTTGTTTGAGGAACGGGTTATGCTTGCTGTTATTTTTGGGCTGATCGGCATTATGGGTACTTATGCCGGCATTCCGGTCAATGATGCCCTGGCAAATTCCCGGGTCATCGGCGTTATGGCCGCCGGGCTGATCGGCGGACGGCTGATGGGTGTGTCGGCGGGATTGATTGCCGGGGGGCATCGTTACTTTCTGGGTGGTTTTACGGCGTTTTCCTGCGCCTTGGCCAGTGTTTGCGAAGGATTTCTAGCCGGTGAAATTCACCGGCGCTATCCGGAAAAACCCATTCCCTGGTGGATTGGCCTGGCGGGCGGCCTGG
This window contains:
- a CDS encoding Tex family protein, with product MQIHEIPANIARELSIKPRQVAATVQLLDDGNTVPFIARYRKEVTGELNEEHIRTIEERLQYLRNFVKRQEDILASIQEQGKLTPELSQAINATTKLQELEDLYLPYRPKKRTRAQIAREKGLEPLAAVMLKQEIMSGDPLDFAAQYIDPAKEVDSAELALAGALDIIAETVCEQAGIRALIRKQLWQTAEISTELATDETAGKEFLTYQDYHEPVKRMPSHRILAVNRGEKKELLKVKLTANHDYNIGLITRQTITGQSIFSECIHLALTDGYKRLLFPALEREIRALLTENAETQAIRVFGLNLRQLLLQPPLAGHTIMGLDPGYRTGCKMAVVGPTGAVLATGTLYIAMSDSQQQRAAAAVLSAIEQYGVTLISIGNGTASYETEEFVARLIETHSLAVRYLIVNEAGASVYSASRLAKDELPALDVSLRGAVSIARRVQDPLAELVKIDPKSIGVGQYQHDVNQKGLTSTLDAVVESAVNHIGVELNTASIELLKHVAGINTTVAKNIVAFRDVNGSFHSRSQLLKVPRLGPAAFTQCAGFLRLQAASNPLDNTPVHPESYALAESILAKLGFTPADLNNKETLKSIQAQAQSASAEALAGQLQAGLPTVRDILDALTKPGRDPREDLPAPLTRKNIVKLDDIKPGTIVKGTVHNVTDFGVFVDIGIKINGLIHRSELSSKPFKHPLDILAVGDIIDVMVINVDAGRSRIALSLKQLPK
- a CDS encoding HD-GYP domain-containing protein, with protein sequence MHIANAVPGMVLAQDLFDDYGNLLLEKGITLTESYIERLKKLGIRALWIEDSTADALKIDAVSPQLRSKLAVYFRTLFNMKFNDIINANLRNRHFAGIAAAADTAITEVASHEENLINLKIRYPSTDEANHAINVCLLSLVTGIYLKLPRPVLRQLAMGALLHDIGKSAACGNQPDSHARQGYNLLLTAGQSHDICRIAAEHHEAYDGTGLPARLSGKSIHPLARLVAIANYYDNALRSTLTTDIARQEIIETMLSQGNTVFDLNLLRAFFHTIALYPVGSFVRLSTGQSGYVIKNHAQFPLRPLVRAIAGEQPVEINLLHKPAITITELIKE